The Motacilla alba alba isolate MOTALB_02 chromosome 13, Motacilla_alba_V1.0_pri, whole genome shotgun sequence sequence TGCTCCGTTCATGCAGCAGCTGCCGAGGTTAATGCTGATCTCTCAGCAATTCCTACCGCGGCTATCTGTTACCGTCAGAGAAGAAAGGATCCAGTTCAGCTTTCAGGAAATGCCCGAATCTCTTTGCTCGGCTCTGGAGCTCACAGCTGCCGGCACCAGAGGGCGCTTCGCTCCATCCTCGCACCAGCCGCAATTCCGGGAACATCCTTTTTATTCCTCAATCCCTTTATTCCCGCAGCCCTAGGACAGGTTACGTGCAGGCCAGAGGCTGGGCACCCCAGGCAGTCGCTGCTGTCCTTTTATCGCTGggattcagctgcagcaggaggaaaacgTGTCCAGGCGCCATCGGGACAGTGCCACGGGACAGTGCCAGCACCGGGACGCAGCCCCCGCCGCacccccagtccctgcccaggccagttctgctgctgcacagctctgctcctgcatggCACACAGCCCCAAAGCCCCCGAATCTTAGACGAATCCTACAAGGAGCTGTGTTTCAAAGCATATGTCCTGCATCATCACGCTGCGAcgtgggctctgctctccctgtgcctaATCCCAGTGTGGAGGAGCAGGGTCACGAAGGGAGCAGAGGCATTCCAAGGCTCCCAGGAGGGGATTTCCAGCccaacagcacagccagggaacaCAGGGCACACAGCAGCCCGGCCGGGGTCACTGATTTTGTACTTTGGCCTCTTGGCCAAGCCAAGCCATCCACTCTCCTCTAAGAGGACCAGTTTTAAAAACTAAACCCCTATTCCCTTCCCCTCCAAAGCGATCTTGTTGCCAGGCAGTAGCCCAGGACACTTGTCCCAGAACACAGAGGTCACTGGTGATTTGTTTATCCAGATTACTCAATAGCCTGACAGCAGAAAAGCAGGTGTGCGGCACCTTTGACATCTCCAacctttcctcctcctggcaGCCCTCTCCTACAGAGCCTCAATACCTTTGGACACATTTCCTCTCCCAGAACTTCCCAAAACAGCTTTCAAGCTCTCCTCAACCTCACCCCACTCCCCTGGGGCACAGACACCCTCTCCACACCGTGCCTGGCTTTTCCCAGCaagctctgtgccctgcagtgaCACAACAGCTCAGGCAAATCTCTGAATAGTGAAAGCCTGGAAAACTCTGGACTTGCCTTGTCTCTGAACTGGTTCTCCAGTAATAGATTTTCCGAATATAACTGAGCTCAAAAACATGCTTCTCCATTTTAGCTAATAGTGTTCAACACAGttattttcctcattaaaatcTTAGTTCAATACACATCGattcacagcagctcccactaAACCATCtttgagggaattttttttccttattagcATCCTGATCACAGTAAGCTTCATTGAATAAATAATGATTTAAGGAAAACTGGGGGATTGTAGAACAGATCAGTAGGAACCTTGTTCATTCTTCAGGCCAATGTCCCAAGAATTTCCTTCCCGTTTTCAGAGAAAGGCCACGCGATCAGAGGGAAGAATATTCTGTCCCAACCCAAAGAACGTGCCCAAGGCTGCCTTCCACCTCCTCTCCCTCACTCGCTCCTTCAACTTGCTGGTTTCCTGTTCCCATTTACCTGCAGTGCAGAGTCTTCACCTTCAGGAGTTCTTCAGCCCCTGCCACACCTCAGGCTGGAGAGAGGTGGATTTTCACAGAACACAAGAGTCAGCTTGAAAGACCTTGACCACTTTCTGTGAACTCTCAACACACTCTGAAGGCTGTTTGGTTGTGTACAGCAGTGTGCAAGAGCAGTGTTTCCTGGCCACAAACAGCAGTAACTGCTGCAGTACCGACTCCAGGGATGAGAGATCCTCATGGATACAGATTCACAACCCATGTGCTCATCTGGGGGCAGTGAATGAAGTGTCCCAGTGGTGGCTCCCTGCACCCAccccgctgctgctggggcaggagccaTCTTCCGCTGTGCTGCGTGTcactcccagcaggagctgaagccCAGCCGGCACCACGACCCAAAGCTGtcagcccaggagctgggccCCTCTCCCGCACGGGCACAACACGGCTCCCGGGGATGCAGTTTCACCCGGGCCACCACCAGGGCACATCGTGGAATTCAGACCCTCCTCACAACACCCTGCAGCtacaaacaggagcagcaaaggaTTCAGCACTCCTTTTTAAGAGATGGCAGTGGAGGAGAAAGCatgatgagaaacaaaaatacaagaCAATAAAGGTTAAGGTACTTTTATTATAAAAGTCTATACAATGAGCACCAGACATAGCAATGCAATTATATCTGGTTTAgttatatatatttcatatctATATATCCATATAGATATATAGGTTTTGCTTTTACCAAAGTAAAACTGTTATATCACAAAATGCCTAGTTCTACCATTTATTTATTGCTCAACAAGGATGGCACAAAACACACTCAGCATAACTGTTGCCATGCTTATCTACTATACTGAATAAACAGCCAAACACTGCataacaaacacaaagcagctGTTAATTCTGAATTGGAACCAGTCTGATCACTCACTCACTTATAAAAATATTGGAATCATATAGATTTAAGCATTATAAAGGAggaatatattatttaaaacatttaaatagtGCATATTGACATTTTGCATGTGGTATATAAAACACAAACATTCATGTACAACACTATACAGTACACATTAGTTTCAATGTTTGGATACACCCGTGTCTGCAGACTGATAGAAAAGGAACTGAAGTGTACATTGCACAATGGAACTGAATAAAATTGGTAAATGGTCTCAAAGACTACTTTAACCTCAATTCTCTAAGGTCCCAGATCactttgcagttaaaaaaaaaagaaaagaaaaaaaggcatatCACCAGTGCTCAATAgttttagtgctttttttttctgaattccaaAATTACATGCCTACAAGCAGagtaaaacaaaccaagaaGTATTCTACAGTACACAAATGAAATCTGAGCACTAAAAATCCTACTTGCAACCTATTTCATATGCTTCATGACAGAACAGCAAGTCTCTGAGGTTACGTGCAAGCCATTTCTTACATCGTGAGAAAGTTCATTTTTGGTCTTTCATAAAGCAGAGTGAATCATTGCTATGTTGACATTAGCCAGTCATAAAAACATGCAGTGAGAGTAGGTGCATGCAAAACATGGCCACAATCAAACTGatacactgaaataaaaataaaaaaaaaaacaactgagaaaGCACCAGCTGAAATTAACATTTTGATTTTGCCAGATCAGAAACAGCTGcggatggctgctgcagagcaaagctAGTCTCTAAATCATCATTCAGCACAGCAGATGTGATACTCAAAACATTATTTAGATTCAACTCTGAAGCTAAATCATGCAAGGCCCATAAACTGTTTTGCTTACATCGTAAGGATTagataatgtatttttattctccAACTGTAAAACAAAACCGTGATAAACAGCAGTAATCCTTCCACTCCAAACCGACGGTTCTCCCTGTGGTGCGTGTTAACTACACTGATTTTAGCCCTTGACACCACACTCATTTCAGGTACAGTGGGATTTTAACTGTCCTAagccagctcctctctgtgGAGCCACACAAGTCTGAGCAACACCAGATTTCCCAAACACCACAGTGTTCACTGTGCTCCTCAAATCTTCTGCAAGCGGAGATGCCGTATCCAATTCAGCCCAAACACTACGTCACCACTGGCTGATAAACAACAACCGAAAAAGGGATCAAATGAACAACAATGACATGAGTCCTGTAGGCAGCATGTGATTGaacttttcagttttccaagGTTTAAAAGCCACTAAGAAAAGGTCACTTTCTGGTTTGTCCACTGTCATCTTTATCAAGGAGGAAATGTGACCGCTAATGAGCAAAATCCACAGACGTTAATTATTACTGTGTACAGGTGCAATTTAGAATACCAAAATATCACAGTTGTTCCACAGCAGTCCTTTGAAAGGAATTACAGTCTGTTTAAGTGTTCCAAGAATTAAGAGCTGTACCCttaatttgctgattttttagGCAAGAGGAACAGTTCAGTGTAGCATTacaatattaataatttcttcaaCAATGCAAAAGGTTAGTAATAACAAAAGTCTCAAAGTTCTTGAATgctaaagataaaaaaaagcTATGGTTGTTTTGGAACAGGATGGATGCATCTGGAATACAAAACTTCGATGGAAACTGTGTTTGCTAAAGTTGGATAGAGCAGTCTCAAACTCAGAAACCTTATTTGCTCTCTAGACAGGACCTACTTACCCTTCAAACATGTCCTAGTGGCACCACAGTAAAGTGCACAAACTGGATTCTTTCAACAGTGCATGACACATGAACACAAGCACCCAATAAGTACAGGGGTAGTATATGGAAACAGCATGTTACTCAACAGGTTGGaggaatataatttaaattgattttGAAGAATCTTGTTTGCTGATAAGGACTTCTAACAGCCTCAGTTTGGCTTTGATTTTCTTGTACTCCCTGTACTCATCCAGCATTGGGACCCGATCTTCTTTCTGTACATtcctgtaaaaagaaaaacatcaaaatttCAGCTAAATCCTCCATCCAGCAACAAGCAAAACACAGAATCAGCTACAGGAAGTTCTTTTAGGGCAGATGAAAATATTGTTGGCAGCTTGTTCACCAATAACAGGCGTGACATATTTTAGTTTGTTGTGGTTAAAACTGCCATCACCTAAAAACCTGACTTGAAAATCCAGCAGAATTTATTCAGCACAACTGCTGCAGCATTGGGTAATATTATTGCCATAAGCTCTCCTGGGAATTTTACTTACAGGATATGAAGAGTTTCATTTCAGATCCTGTGTATACACTACAGAAAAAGACACATTTAAGTCAATCTACTTCACTGTAAGTAGATTGACCCACAAATTGGCAGCAGAGCATTATTCTTACTGGACTATTAGAAATAATCTACTAATATGATTAACCTCATTATTTGCCATTGAAGTCAAAAGGAGTTTTGTTCCAAATTCAGTAAGTGCACAATGAAGTCACATTACTGGAATTTGTGAGATCAGTGGTCCAGGAGTTTGCAGTTCGGGAGAAATACAGGAGAAGGCACAGCCAAGTGAGAGCATTTGCCAGTCAAGAAAGTGACCTCTCAGGAGTGTTGTTAGTTTTGTTCATGACATGAGACATCGCAAAAATACAACGGGCAGCAATGCAACCCAATTCATGGCAAAACAAATTCAAATAAGAAACCTTAAAGAACTAAACTATATggagaataaaaattataaaaacctTTACTGGTAAAGCAAATATCCACTGCCAGAACTGACCTACTGGAACAAGGGGCAAATGGGCAAATTTCCCTGCCCTATGTTAAAGGGATAACATGggggttttaaaattaaaaaatcatacTTTCTAgtaggtatttttaaatgctgggtttttttaatggaactgttaaaaatacacaaagttATCTCCCTCAGGAGATTGCTCACAGCAGATCAAAACAGACCAGATTCCAGCTGACAATGCTCAAAGTTATAAAATACACTTGGCTACATAATGAGGCTGCAGCCCATCATCTGGTTTTGTGCTAAACAAACCTTCCATTCTGCTGATAAAACTCCTCTTCAAATTCTCGTAATGTCTTACGTAGCTTCTTCTTCTCAGCTCTGGCTTTCCACAGTTGCTCCAATAATTCAGGCCTAAAAAtttcaagtgaaagaaaaatatgttggCCGTACAATAGAATTTAAATTCCTCAGAAACAACTGAGCTAGCTCCACTAATAATTTATTTGTCTGGCTCATAAGGAACATGCTGTCAGTTTGAAAGTGAAATATTGAGAACAAACTAGCAGTTAAAAAAGGGGTATAAATTTTCTGCTGTCTACACAGCTCAAGTAAGACTGAAGAAGGTTTGGAAGATACTAAATAATTCACTGAGTACAAAAAGATCTTAGTCAGACATGTCAGAGCAAAGAACACTCATTCAATCCAAACATTTCCTGAGAAGCGCTGAACATGTCACTCCCTTTCACCCAACATCACAGATACAGTATCATGACTCTAACTACAATAATTACAACTACTATAATTAAATTATCCACTTAATTATCCATACATAGAAGCAGCTCGGGTGCTGGAGAGCCTCAGGTCCCGGGTGAGTTTCTCTTGACCATCTTCAATATCAGACTCAGAGTTTTCAACTGGGCTTAGAACGGGCTGTGTTTGGGCAGCAGTTTTTAAGATTTCATTCAGGTCTGCAGACAAACCATcactttcctcctcttcctcctgaaaGTGACAacagaaattcaaaacaaatatgATGTATTTCAGTTCCCTATTACAAGTGCTGGgagtatttttaaaggcattgCACTTAccttaatttcttcaaaaaaatgGGCAGTTTCACCTTCAATAATGGGCTGTAACATCTGCCCCCGCCTCTTGGTTGATGGTGATCcctgaaaaaatggaaatttgttTCAAAAGGTACAGCAAGACATCAAATGCTGTTTGAAGTCAGAATTACGTTGAAGTCACCCAATATTTCCTCTCTGAGATGAATAAAAGACAGCAAacagcacaaataaaataaCCATACAACCCAAAAAGTTCAGGTACCCAAGGTATCCTTGACACAGAAATAACTGTTGTAgcttataatttattttaaaatattaattttcagacttaaaataaaaagcattttctctctccatgtttTGTAGAAGATTCATAAAGTGCAATGATAGCTCTGAATTTTgttcctcccaacccaaagcACAGTTACAGAGGCCAGAGCTGGTTATCTCCTGCCAGGCATCCATTGGGAATAATCCTGCCTGGTTCCTTTTCCAGACCACTCTGAAGCCCTGCAGGTGGAAGTGTGGAATCAGAGCTATGTGTTGCCACCTCAGAGACGAATCCTTTCAACTCCAGCCTAAAGtaggtgtccctgtgctgtccaGGTACCTGCTGCACACGTGTCATAATGTCCTGCTCACGCCTTATCCCCAGACAGCAGAAGCAATTCCAACAGATGGTCTCTGGACAGGACAATGTGAAACACAAAAGCCACACAGACAATGACCTGTCAAAAATTTCCCTTCATGGAAGGTAAATGTCCTGCTTCTCTGGACATCTCCAGGCTTCAATGCACATCACTGGTGTACCAAAACACAGTAATATGTCTCATGGAATCAATTGTCATGCAAATCTAAAAATCCATTCTTGAAATATCTGGCACTGAATATAGACTACTTGGAAGCTACCACTGAACCATCCTTGGCAATAAGAGAGAGATCCTCTATCGCTTACAGGTTTCAAAGGCAAAGATCTGTGAAAGAGATTTTACAGGTGCTGCCTACCCCACAGATTAGGTATCATGTTACTGACATCTCCCCTGAATTTAAAATCCTTCTGGTGGGCTATCACCCATCCATCCCTTTATTTCACAGCCCACAAACCAGAATGGCTATGGTACAGTCATGAGACTACCCAGAATGTAAAACCCATCTCAGCTGCAGTCAGATTTCTGAGGGGAGAGATGGGATAGAGCTCAATCAGTCAAGGGCACTACCAAAAAGCTGTGACTCACCAGTCATAGAGGAACACCTTGGTGCCTAAGAGCAACTCATGTTTATGGAGTTCAGAAAGGGATTCTAAAAGAAAAGCCCTTAAACTTGACTGTGAtgcaaataatgtttttctttaaaaggagCCACCAAAACCAATGTACGTGCAAGAAAGGCAGAATCTTGACCTGGTCCCTTTATCTCGGTGTACTCCAGCTTAGAGGGGAGAGCTCAGAACTGCCAGTGACAATGTAAACAGCAGATTAAGTTCCTGCTGAGTAAGCCCAGCTACCTGTGTCTGGGAAGAACTGTCTGTATGCAAAGAGATTATCTCATGTCAGCTATGCAGTCCCTTCCTTCCAAAAGGGTCAGCAGCCAACATCCAAACAAGTATTTTGCAAGTCTGGGTCAGTATGCAAGGCTTGGATTATGGCTCATgcagaacaaaaccagctgGCTGTCATTCCCCAGCTGCTTTACAGTACTATAAACAAGGTTACATCAATTTCCTTGCACAGTATGAAAACTTTTCTTCCTCATCTCTTAGAAGACCACAGAGAGAGGACAGaaaattcagaaggaaatgaagtgaaaacacaatgaaaaagcACGGACGTTGTACAgatgctgcaggtgctggtaACATGTCTCTCTCTGGGGAAGCATGAAGGAATGAAATGGTTCTGATGGCAATCCTGTCACTCAAGCCTCTGCTGACAGCAACCTGCACTGCAACTGGTGTTACTATTCTGGGGAGGACTAAAAGTACAGTATGTCCTGTGGATCCATACCTAGCCCAAGCACTTGGGAACATCTCAGCCACAGCAAGTTAGCACAGCTCACTTACTTCCACAGAGAACCATTTAATTCCCAAGAGCCATCAAGGTCACAGACAGCTTGGAACTGCTCTGTTCTCTGCAGTAAATCAATCAAATGCCTCAAGTACAATGACAACAACATCTTATATCTTCCACAAGAAAGATGTTTCACAGAACAGTGTTACTAGCTCTTCTAAAGGCAGCTTCACTGTTCAAAAgtaggaaaataaatagaaatagcaTTTGTTTTACTCACAAGAATAGGAGTAATGCTTGCTCTAGTTAACATTTGTTTTACAAGTCTGTATCTGTCATAAAGTGGCTTCACAATATGTCTTTCTTCTCTAGTAACCTAGAGGCAGAGAAACCACAGAATTAATTATACCGGTCACTCCATCACAGACAAGCAAACACAAAGCCGTGTGCTTCTCCTGCCAGGCTACCAACATTCCAGCTAGGAATATAAAACTACCTTACACTGTGTGTATGAAAGGGGTTTTATGCAGATAAAACTGAACAAGTGGGTGCTTTTTCATTCTCTCTCACTTTAATGCCCTgtatttttcagggaaaatatttaaacGCTTCCTAAAAATTAGGGGAGCTTCCACACAGGCAGACCCTGTATTTAAATATCCAtggaaaagaggcaaaaaagagACCAAGAACTGGGGGAAAAGATGTGTGCCTGGCAATGATGATGGTTctacagaaatgaaaggaaaaaaagaaaaagatgaaactgTAGAGAAGGGGGGTAGGAACTgtcctttcatttctgtttctgtgaaatCCAGAATAACATTTCTGGTCTTTTCTGAGGAAATTCAAtaatcttgtttatttttaagacatCTCTTTGCCTCACAGACATATAAGGCACCAAATGACAGCCATCACTTTGCACACTCCAATAACCTGCTGATTTCTGAAAAGGGGGCCTATTAATacatacttttttatttttttagaagtcAATGCAGCAAGCTCCTCAGATGGCAACATGGAGGCCAACAGATACCTTTgtgttttggaaaaggaaaaagaagaaccCCCCACACCAGCATTAAGTTCTGATCTTATTACTGCTTGAGAGTTACTGCTGTCTATGCACACAAAGGCACAGTTTGAAATAAAGCCAAGCATTACCGGCCGTCCATGTTGGCTTTCATAATACAGGAGGCTCTTCTGGAGAGATGTTTTCTCTTCTACCAAATGGTCCTTTGTCATTTTCTATCAAGAATAATTAGCATTTAATCAAACACAAGTCACTTTTATTTGCTATCCAGATGCCTAAGCAAACTTAGCTCAGTTAACATCATACAACCCACCTTTCTCCATTTAACGCTGTTCAATATTGTCAGCACAtacttgtaattattttaatatagaGCAAGGAGAATGTGGCTCATGTTGATAATTTCCCCACTGAGTTTGATATATGATGGCCTGGCAAAGGGCTGCTAGCCAGAGGCATCATCATGTTGATAAAGTTGTATCTCAAGTGCTCTATTTCCCCCTTATTCTCTCAGAAAGAGCCTATCCATAACCTTACGCTTACCTTTATATCTTCTGGTAAACATCTCTCAACTCGTTTTTCCTTTAATCTTTTCAAAATGAGTTCAAGTGTTGCCTCCTTGGTGggcttcttctctttctgcacaACCCGCATCTCATCTTCATTTTCCTCATCCTCTTGGTCAAGAGAAGAACCAAAGCTTTTTGGAAGAGTGTTACTTCGTGGACGTGTTTGAGGTATGAATTCTCCCTCTGAGCTCCTCTGCTTTGCAtctgaaatgggaaaaactGCTCAATCCAaaggtttaaaagaaataatacagTTTATTTATCTGCAAGTACAGGAACATGGCAATTTGCATATGGAAAGTTTCCCTCCTAAAGAACTAAAGCCATaagaataatttgatttttgaatAGTGCAGAATGCAGAAATGAAACGTTTTTGTGTGCTGTGGAAGTTTACTGAATGATTTAGCTATTTCAGTCACAGAGATAATTTGTGTTGGTAGAGAACAAGAAACTGTAGCAATCTCTTaccttttatttgctttctcaaTTTGGTAAGTTCAGTCAtccattttaaaacttttggaTTGGCTGCAATATCGCTATAGGAGGGCTgcaaaaaacacaaataaactACATATTAAAACAAGCACACTAAATCTTGTTTATAAGTACTTCTTTCAAGATTTGGTAATATTTGTGACGGTGAATGTGAACAGTTACACAAATGCCATTCAGTATCAGTTCAGATCTCAATGCCAACATAAGGACAACActtgtgaaaataaaactgaaacaactTCAGCAGCTGAACCAGAGAGTGGTAAGacacttctgcttttccacacATCTGAAATGGCCTCAGTCTCTCAGCAGAACTGTCACTGTGTCCTCCTTTGGCTCTGGCATTCTGGCACATTTTCTAatattgctgctgctcagctctcttTTGCAGACAGCAGTAACAAAATTCTCATTTGTGAGCACAGTTATTCAATAATGAACTACAACAGTCACTCAGACCTCCCATGCAGTCCTTTATCCTGAGTAAAGACGGAAGTGCTAACCTACCttactgtttttctctttttcgAACTGTTCCtcaaattgctttatttttttctgtaatttcttgACAAGCTGATAAGGTGTCTTGTCTTCCCTTTTGTCTTCTTTTGAGCTAAAGGATGCTCTTCGTgttctgtttaaaaacatttttaaaatgtcatttagaTAATTAAATTAGTGCAAACAACATGTATATTGAAATGAGAgtttaataatttcattcttcATTGAGTTCATAATGCATTAATTTCAAGTTTTCAGAGCTATTTACTCAAACTGCTTTGAGCTGCTGCCTTCAAGATGTGATGTTATTTTTGTCTCCCTAACATGAGTAATATCCACAACAGGAAAACTGTACTTGCAATTCAAGTGTAAAGTACCATTAATTGCCAGCTTTCTGGTGCCTGGGCTATTTACCTAAGTTACTATATACTCAGTTGTTCTTCATGTACTGGGCACAGAATAAAGCCCAGGCTGGTAAATACCACTGAACAATCCTTGGTAATTAAACAGCTTCACTCAACTGTCTCAGGCAAGTTAAGAGATAATTAAGCCAAAAAGTATCCACATAATTTGTTAGTCTTCCTAATAAATTTCTTAGATAT is a genomic window containing:
- the FAM13B gene encoding protein FAM13B isoform X4; translation: MHSQQPTARFAGFQMKHFYMKCSFGIAKIIRMACKVLLHSAHISPISILPASADILERTIRAAVEQHLFDLQSSLDNDLKHIQQQRLGCNNETKNPSGDEEGSNNQNDVIEDNDTGSSENTGDCSEVLVCTDLDSEAMKRDTVTEEEESIQIPALPSAETADILLKPCDEDEEFDGENNSERENSILLDGNDRKSSEAFLDSSSKTCDLNANPDSEVLGDGSVNVPEEAPAVQVPHLDLKNVSDGDKWEDPFPAFKSWQEDSESGEAQLSPQAGRMTNHPLEEDCHPILSHRSLDFGQSQRFLHDPETLDSSSKALSFVRTRRASFSSKEDKREDKTPYQLVKKLQKKIKQFEEQFEKEKNSKPSYSDIAANPKVLKWMTELTKLRKQIKDAKQRSSEGEFIPQTRPRSNTLPKSFGSSLDQEDEENEDEMRVVQKEKKPTKEATLELILKRLKEKRVERCLPEDIKKMTKDHLVEEKTSLQKSLLYYESQHGRPVTREERHIVKPLYDRYRLVKQMLTRASITPILGSPSTKRRGQMLQPIIEGETAHFFEEIKEEEEESDGLSADLNEILKTAAQTQPVLSPVENSESDIEDGQEKLTRDLRLSSTRAASMPELLEQLWKARAEKKKLRKTLREFEEEFYQQNGRNVQKEDRVPMLDEYREYKKIKAKLRLLEVLISKQDSSKSI